From the Streptomyces sp. Tu 2975 genome, one window contains:
- a CDS encoding Lrp/AsnC ligand binding domain-containing protein: MITAIVLIKTSVDRIPEIAESIAALDSVSEVFSVTGTYDLIAMVRVARHDDLADVIPGRISKIPGVEGTDTHVAFRTYSQHDLEAAFAIGLDA, encoded by the coding sequence GTGATCACCGCGATCGTGCTCATCAAGACCAGCGTGGACCGCATCCCCGAGATCGCCGAGTCCATCGCCGCGCTGGACAGCGTCAGCGAGGTCTTCTCCGTCACCGGCACCTACGACCTGATCGCCATGGTGCGCGTGGCCAGGCACGACGACCTGGCGGACGTGATCCCCGGCCGGATCAGCAAGATCCCCGGCGTCGAGGGGACCGATACGCATGTCGCCTTCCGCACCTACTCGCAGCACGACCTGGAGGCGGCGTTCGCCATCGGGCTGGACGCGTAG
- a CDS encoding cytochrome bc complex cytochrome b subunit: MSTATDTKKKAPAGERVADWADGRLGIYSLAKANMRKIFPDHWSFMLGEIALYSFIIIILTGVYLTLFFHPSMNEIEYHGSYVPMQGIRMTEAYASTLDISFDVRGGLLIRQIHHWAALIFLAAMFVHMMRVFFTGAFRKPREINWLFGFLLFVLGMFTGFTGYSLPDDLLSGTGVRFTQGAILATPIVGTYLSMFLFGGEFPGHDMVARFYSIHILLLPGIMLGLVVAHLILVFYHKHTQFAGPGRTNKNVVGMPLLPVYMAKAGGFFFLVFGVIALIAGMFTINPVWALGPYRPDHVSTGAQPDWYMGFAEGLVRVMPGWEINLWGHTLVLGVFIPLVLFGLVLAVLAVYPFIESWITGDKREHHILDRPRNAPTRTALGVAWVTGYVIMLLGGGNDIFATHFNLSINAITWFVRITYFVGPVLAFIITKRICLGLQRRDKDKVLHGRESGIIKRLPHGEFVEVHEPLAQGDLYKLTAHEQYKPAEIGPTVDENGVRRKVKRTEKLRARLSKSYYGEHNQIDKPTGDEYKEITSGHGHH, encoded by the coding sequence ATGAGCACTGCAACGGATACGAAGAAGAAGGCGCCCGCCGGCGAGCGGGTGGCCGACTGGGCGGACGGCAGGCTCGGGATCTACTCGTTGGCCAAGGCCAACATGCGCAAGATCTTCCCGGACCACTGGTCCTTCATGCTCGGTGAGATCGCGCTCTACAGCTTCATCATCATCATCCTCACGGGTGTGTACCTGACGCTGTTCTTCCACCCGAGCATGAACGAGATCGAGTACCACGGCTCGTACGTGCCGATGCAGGGCATCCGGATGACCGAGGCGTACGCCTCGACCCTGGACATCAGCTTCGACGTCCGCGGTGGTCTGCTGATCCGGCAGATCCACCACTGGGCCGCGCTGATCTTCCTCGCCGCGATGTTCGTGCACATGATGCGCGTGTTCTTCACGGGCGCGTTCCGCAAGCCGCGTGAGATCAACTGGCTGTTCGGCTTCCTGCTGTTCGTCCTCGGCATGTTCACCGGTTTCACCGGTTACTCGCTCCCGGACGACCTGCTCTCCGGCACCGGTGTCCGCTTCACGCAGGGCGCGATCCTGGCGACGCCGATCGTCGGCACCTACCTGTCGATGTTCCTGTTCGGCGGCGAGTTCCCCGGCCACGACATGGTGGCGCGGTTCTACTCGATCCACATCCTGCTGCTGCCGGGCATCATGCTCGGGCTCGTGGTGGCGCACCTGATCCTGGTCTTCTACCACAAGCACACCCAGTTCGCGGGTCCCGGCCGGACGAACAAGAACGTCGTCGGCATGCCGCTGCTGCCGGTCTACATGGCCAAGGCCGGAGGCTTCTTCTTCCTGGTCTTCGGTGTCATCGCGCTGATCGCCGGCATGTTCACGATCAACCCGGTGTGGGCCCTCGGTCCGTACCGTCCGGACCACGTGTCCACCGGCGCCCAGCCCGACTGGTACATGGGCTTCGCCGAGGGCCTCGTCCGAGTGATGCCGGGCTGGGAGATCAACCTGTGGGGCCACACCCTGGTCCTCGGTGTGTTCATCCCGCTGGTCCTCTTCGGTCTCGTCCTCGCGGTGCTCGCGGTCTACCCGTTCATCGAGTCGTGGATCACCGGCGACAAGCGCGAGCACCACATCCTGGACCGCCCGCGCAACGCTCCGACGCGTACCGCGCTGGGCGTGGCCTGGGTGACCGGCTACGTGATCATGCTGCTGGGTGGCGGAAACGACATCTTCGCGACGCACTTCAACCTGTCGATCAACGCGATCACCTGGTTCGTGCGCATCACGTACTTCGTCGGACCGGTCCTCGCGTTCATCATCACCAAGCGGATCTGCCTGGGTCTGCAGCGGCGCGACAAGGACAAGGTGCTGCACGGACGCGAGTCCGGCATCATCAAGCGCCTGCCGCACGGTGAGTTCGTCGAGGTGCACGAGCCGCTGGCACAGGGCGACCTGTACAAGCTCACCGCGCACGAGCAGTACAAGCCCGCGGAGATCGGCCCGACCGTCGACGAGAACGGCGTCCGCCGCAAGGTGAAGCGCACCGAGAAGCTGCGCGCCAGGCTCAGCAAGAGCTACTACGGCGAGCACAACCAGATCGACAAGCCCACCGGGGACGAGTACAAGGAGATCACGAGCGGCCACGGCCACCACTGA
- a CDS encoding small hydrophilic protein, whose translation MAFTHRMATLAAVVAIPLGIAATSYALTDAPETPRVPPAVELDATPRPASPAPSATPGGTPSGSPSATPAIPRPTGDAVVPGPAATDDDDDDTGEEN comes from the coding sequence ATGGCATTCACCCATCGCATGGCGACCCTCGCCGCCGTCGTCGCCATCCCGCTCGGTATCGCGGCCACCAGCTACGCCCTGACCGACGCCCCGGAAACGCCCCGGGTGCCGCCGGCCGTCGAGCTGGACGCCACTCCGCGTCCCGCCTCGCCCGCGCCGTCCGCCACCCCCGGCGGCACCCCGTCGGGCAGCCCGAGCGCCACGCCGGCGATCCCGCGCCCCACCGGCGACGCCGTCGTGCCGGGTCCGGCGGCCACCGACGACGACGATGACGACACCGGTGAAGAGAACTGA
- a CDS encoding response regulator transcription factor gives MNRILIAEDEERIASFVEKGLRSNGFTTTVAADGDTALGHALSGGFDLMLLDIGLPGRDGFTVLRELRESRVTLPVVVLTARDSVRDTVAGLEGGADDWMTKPFRFEELLARVRLRLRTAARAPEVTVLRSGDLGLDLRTRRARASGRTVDLTAREFVLLELFLRHPGQVLSREQILSHVWGYDFDPGSNIVDVYVRALRKKLGAERLETVRGMGYRMP, from the coding sequence GTGAACCGCATTCTGATCGCCGAGGACGAGGAGCGGATCGCGTCCTTCGTCGAGAAGGGGCTGCGCTCCAACGGCTTCACCACCACGGTCGCCGCCGACGGCGACACCGCTCTCGGCCACGCCCTGTCCGGCGGCTTCGACCTGATGCTGCTGGACATCGGACTGCCCGGCCGGGACGGCTTCACCGTGCTGCGCGAGCTGCGCGAGTCCCGGGTGACCCTGCCCGTCGTCGTGCTGACCGCCCGCGACTCGGTACGGGACACGGTCGCCGGCCTCGAGGGCGGCGCCGACGACTGGATGACCAAACCGTTCCGCTTCGAGGAGCTGCTCGCGAGGGTACGGCTGCGGCTGCGCACCGCGGCCCGCGCCCCGGAGGTCACGGTCCTGCGCAGCGGCGACCTCGGCCTGGACCTGCGGACCCGCCGGGCCCGAGCGTCGGGGCGGACGGTCGACCTGACGGCACGTGAGTTCGTACTGCTGGAGCTGTTCCTGCGCCATCCCGGCCAGGTGCTGTCCCGCGAGCAGATCCTCTCCCATGTGTGGGGCTACGACTTCGACCCCGGCTCCAACATCGTGGACGTCTATGTGCGGGCGCTGCGCAAGAAGCTCGGTGCCGAACGGCTGGAGACGGTACGGGGCATGGGCTACCGAATGCCGTAG
- a CDS encoding SLC13 family permease: MTLSLRQTVWLCAALSVCALLAVPTVFPSLNGEARLTLAVFALATCAWVAAPVDDTYIALGAGLALTATGVISADTLFATLGDETVWLLICAFVLAAAVARTGLAGRAAAFLVGGARTVRQLVHLTTAALVVTAFAMPATSGRAALAMPVFLALAKTLADRRRLVVMLALLFPTVVLLSAVATLIGAGAHLITVSVLWEQTGERLGFVEWLLLGLPLAVVSSHLAAETVLLTTTSRAERRGPVSITPTLLQAHSPTAVTGPLTTAETRCLLLLGTVVALWCSEPLHGVPPAVVALIGAVVAASPALGTVRLKDGLRTVPWPLLLFMAATTAMGMALAGSGAAGWLVGGLPGDLPAWLFLTVIVVVSTASHLVLQSRSARSSVLVPLVVAAAVAAEVNPVAAALASTAAAGFCHTLPASAKPVTLFADPPDGVPTFTPRDLLRLSGLLAPLSAALVLLFALTVWPLLGVPVLLETQP, from the coding sequence GTGACCCTCTCCCTCCGCCAGACGGTGTGGCTGTGCGCGGCGCTCAGCGTCTGCGCGCTGCTCGCCGTCCCCACCGTCTTCCCGTCGCTGAACGGTGAAGCACGGCTCACGCTCGCCGTGTTCGCGCTCGCCACCTGCGCCTGGGTCGCCGCACCTGTCGACGACACCTACATCGCCCTCGGCGCGGGGCTGGCGCTCACCGCGACGGGCGTCATCAGCGCCGACACCCTCTTCGCCACCCTCGGCGACGAGACGGTCTGGCTGCTGATCTGCGCGTTCGTTTTGGCGGCCGCCGTCGCCAGGACGGGGCTGGCGGGACGGGCGGCCGCCTTCCTTGTCGGCGGGGCGCGCACCGTACGGCAGTTGGTGCACCTGACGACCGCGGCGCTCGTGGTCACCGCGTTCGCGATGCCCGCGACGTCCGGCCGGGCCGCGCTGGCCATGCCGGTGTTCCTCGCTCTCGCCAAGACGCTCGCCGACCGGCGGCGGCTGGTGGTGATGCTGGCGCTGCTGTTCCCGACGGTGGTCCTGCTGTCCGCCGTCGCGACCCTCATCGGCGCCGGCGCGCATCTGATCACGGTGAGCGTGCTGTGGGAGCAGACCGGTGAGCGGCTCGGCTTCGTCGAATGGCTGCTGCTGGGCCTGCCGTTGGCGGTGGTCTCCTCGCATCTGGCGGCCGAGACCGTGCTGCTGACCACCACCTCGCGGGCGGAGCGCCGGGGGCCGGTCAGCATCACGCCCACGCTGCTCCAGGCGCACTCCCCCACGGCGGTGACCGGTCCGCTGACCACCGCCGAGACACGGTGCCTGCTGTTGCTGGGCACGGTGGTGGCGCTGTGGTGCAGCGAGCCGCTGCACGGGGTACCGCCGGCGGTGGTCGCCCTGATCGGCGCGGTGGTGGCGGCTTCGCCGGCGCTCGGCACCGTGCGGCTGAAGGACGGGCTGCGGACGGTGCCCTGGCCGTTGCTGCTGTTCATGGCGGCGACGACCGCGATGGGGATGGCGCTGGCCGGGTCCGGAGCGGCCGGGTGGCTGGTGGGCGGGCTGCCCGGGGACCTGCCGGCGTGGCTGTTCCTCACCGTGATCGTGGTGGTCAGTACGGCCTCGCACCTCGTGCTTCAGTCCCGTTCCGCCCGCTCGTCCGTGCTGGTTCCCCTGGTGGTGGCCGCCGCCGTCGCCGCCGAGGTCAATCCGGTCGCCGCGGCCCTGGCGTCCACCGCGGCGGCCGGGTTCTGCCACACGCTGCCCGCCTCCGCCAAGCCGGTCACACTCTTCGCCGACCCGCCGGACGGTGTGCCCACCTTCACCCCGCGCGATCTGCTGCGGCTGTCCGGCCTCCTCGCGCCGCTCAGCGCCGCCCTCGTGCTGCTGTTCGCCCTCACCGTCTGGCCGCTGCTCGGCGTGCCCGTCCTTCTGGAGACCCAGCCATGA
- a CDS encoding rhomboid family intramembrane serine protease, with protein sequence MISRWGTAREALRNAASGPAVTYGLIAVCCAIFVISPVSGFNPVYGLGDRLLVAQAGYFERWGVIPAELTAGSPGALLTPLTALFVHGSWLHLLGNMLFLFVFGAMAEERLGRLEFVVFYIAAGYLALLVFAVVNADSEQTLVGASGAISAVLGAFLFLFPRARVTSLFPFLFFLPLRFPAWAVLIFWFVLQWLAARGAGSGPGVAYLAHLVGFGAGFVYAWGRYGRGTRVNASAATEGESQP encoded by the coding sequence ATGATCAGTAGGTGGGGCACGGCCAGGGAAGCGCTCAGGAACGCGGCCTCGGGGCCCGCGGTGACGTACGGCCTGATCGCGGTCTGTTGCGCGATCTTCGTCATCAGCCCGGTATCCGGATTCAACCCGGTGTACGGCCTCGGTGACCGCCTGCTCGTCGCCCAGGCGGGGTACTTCGAGCGCTGGGGCGTGATCCCCGCCGAGCTGACGGCCGGCTCCCCGGGCGCTCTGCTCACCCCGCTCACCGCGCTGTTCGTGCACGGCAGTTGGCTGCATCTGCTGGGGAACATGCTGTTCCTGTTCGTCTTCGGCGCCATGGCGGAGGAGCGGCTGGGGCGGCTGGAGTTCGTGGTCTTCTACATCGCGGCCGGCTATCTCGCGCTGCTCGTGTTCGCGGTCGTCAACGCCGACTCCGAGCAGACGCTGGTGGGAGCCTCCGGAGCGATCTCCGCCGTCCTCGGGGCGTTCCTCTTCCTCTTCCCGAGGGCACGGGTGACCAGCCTGTTCCCCTTCCTCTTCTTCCTGCCGCTGCGTTTCCCCGCCTGGGCGGTGCTGATCTTCTGGTTCGTCCTGCAGTGGCTGGCGGCCAGGGGCGCCGGCAGCGGGCCGGGCGTCGCGTATCTGGCGCACCTGGTCGGCTTCGGAGCGGGCTTCGTCTACGCGTGGGGCCGCTACGGGCGTGGGACTAGAGTGAACGCATCCGCAGCGACCGAGGGAGAAAGCCAGCCGTGA
- a CDS encoding ATP-binding protein gives MMTVALAAVATTTRSLLLRDIDHRINQLLTQETQEFGNFVPQGVDPDTGRTFTDPEKLLRVFLQRQYSDPDEELLGLTRPAGQSLHVIRQSRDIRASVALHPDRTSLSAILDSKASSGVLDRPAGEVRWAKVPIDSARPGHPAAFVVAFHADGERSIADDAFRTLLVISGVALLLTTGIGWVVAGRILAPVRVVRATAEQLTEQDLTQRIPVQGRDDIAALAETFNAMLDRLERAFAGQRQFVDDAGHELRTPITIVRGHLEVMGDDPVEQRETVRLVTDELDRMSRIVEDLLLLAKAERPDFIRPEPVQLGELTADVFVKARALGERDWVLDQVADREAVLDPQRITQAMVQLAQNAVQHTVPGARIRIGSRAVEDRLELYVADSGPGVQEQDAGVIFERFRRGTARRGARTSGAGLGLSIVRAIAEGHRGGRVELRRTDGGGATFVLVMEDAL, from the coding sequence ATGATGACGGTGGCTCTGGCTGCCGTCGCCACCACCACCCGGTCACTGCTGCTGCGGGACATCGACCACCGGATCAACCAGCTGCTCACCCAGGAGACCCAGGAGTTCGGGAACTTCGTGCCCCAGGGCGTCGACCCGGACACCGGCCGCACCTTCACCGACCCGGAGAAGCTGCTGCGGGTCTTCCTCCAGCGCCAGTACTCCGATCCCGACGAGGAACTGCTCGGACTGACCCGCCCGGCCGGGCAGAGCCTCCACGTCATACGGCAGTCGCGCGACATACGCGCCTCCGTCGCGCTGCACCCGGACCGGACCTCCCTCTCCGCGATCCTGGATTCCAAGGCCTCCTCCGGCGTCCTCGATCGGCCGGCCGGCGAGGTGCGTTGGGCGAAGGTGCCCATCGACTCCGCCCGGCCGGGTCACCCGGCGGCATTCGTCGTCGCGTTCCACGCCGACGGCGAGCGGTCCATCGCCGACGACGCGTTCCGCACGCTGCTCGTGATCTCCGGTGTGGCGCTGCTGCTGACGACCGGCATCGGATGGGTGGTGGCCGGCCGCATCCTGGCACCCGTACGAGTGGTCCGGGCGACCGCCGAGCAGCTGACCGAGCAGGACCTGACCCAGCGGATCCCTGTCCAGGGCCGGGACGACATCGCCGCGCTCGCCGAGACCTTCAACGCCATGCTGGACCGGCTGGAGCGGGCCTTTGCGGGCCAGCGGCAGTTCGTCGACGACGCCGGACACGAGCTGCGCACCCCGATCACCATCGTGCGCGGCCATCTGGAGGTCATGGGCGACGACCCGGTCGAGCAGCGCGAGACGGTCCGCCTGGTCACCGACGAGCTCGACCGGATGAGCCGGATCGTGGAGGACCTGCTGCTGCTGGCCAAGGCCGAGCGGCCGGACTTCATCCGTCCCGAGCCGGTGCAGCTCGGCGAGCTGACCGCCGACGTGTTCGTGAAGGCGCGGGCGCTGGGCGAGCGTGACTGGGTGCTGGACCAGGTCGCGGACCGCGAGGCGGTGCTCGATCCGCAGCGCATCACCCAGGCCATGGTGCAGCTGGCGCAGAACGCGGTGCAGCACACCGTCCCCGGCGCCCGGATACGCATCGGCTCCCGCGCAGTCGAGGACCGGCTGGAGCTGTACGTCGCCGACAGCGGGCCGGGGGTGCAGGAGCAGGACGCCGGGGTGATCTTCGAGCGCTTCCGGCGCGGCACCGCCCGGCGCGGCGCCCGCACGAGCGGCGCCGGGCTGGGCCTGTCCATCGTCCGGGCCATCGCGGAGGGGCACCGGGGCGGCCGGGTCGAGCTGCGCCGCACCGACGGCGGAGGGGCGACATTCGTACTCGTCATGGAGGACGCGCTGTGA
- a CDS encoding NYN domain-containing protein, giving the protein MEQPENGGGPAGAAGDAAEALDRPLPEGVRRRVVALVSDAFGGLTVAELPAQLRQYARFTPTRRAKFAGNAMAAALEGDPIFRQRIGERLGKSQPELVKALESGSPPAAADPADVAAAAYVLRPAGWVKMVAAAGEEAQRADAERADEAGRRELDRLREELAHARDQIRSETERLRAELDSARKENESLHRKLRSAQADLKRGEAARRHRDAEIDGVRAQAAAQVSAAESETRRLKARLAEAEAAVEAGRRAAREGRSVEDMRLRLLLDTVLDAAQGLRRELALPPAGMHPADTVEAVEPGRMSPKDIAARALSETDPALLDQLLALPQAHLVVDGYNVTKTGYPTMPLEKQRLRLLGGLSMLAARTGAEITCVFDGAELAAPVLLAPPRGVRVLFSKAGVTADELIRQLVRAEPPGRPVVVVSTDREVADGVAKAGARPVASALLLKRLSRVS; this is encoded by the coding sequence GTGGAGCAGCCTGAGAACGGCGGCGGGCCGGCCGGTGCGGCCGGTGACGCCGCCGAGGCGCTCGACCGCCCGCTGCCGGAAGGTGTGAGGCGACGGGTCGTCGCCCTCGTCTCCGACGCCTTCGGCGGCCTGACCGTCGCCGAACTGCCCGCCCAGCTCCGGCAGTACGCCCGCTTCACCCCTACCCGGCGCGCCAAGTTCGCCGGGAACGCGATGGCCGCCGCGCTCGAGGGAGACCCCATCTTCCGCCAGCGCATCGGCGAACGGCTCGGCAAGTCCCAGCCCGAGCTGGTCAAGGCACTCGAGTCCGGATCGCCGCCCGCCGCCGCGGACCCCGCCGACGTGGCGGCGGCCGCCTATGTGCTGCGCCCCGCCGGCTGGGTCAAGATGGTCGCCGCCGCCGGCGAGGAGGCCCAGCGGGCCGACGCCGAGCGCGCCGACGAGGCCGGCCGGCGCGAGCTGGACCGGCTGCGCGAGGAACTGGCCCATGCCCGCGACCAGATCAGGTCGGAGACCGAGCGGCTGCGCGCCGAACTCGACAGCGCCCGCAAGGAGAACGAGTCACTGCACCGCAAGCTGCGCAGCGCCCAGGCCGATCTGAAGCGCGGCGAGGCCGCCCGGCGCCACCGGGACGCCGAGATCGACGGTGTTCGGGCCCAGGCCGCGGCCCAGGTGTCGGCGGCGGAGAGCGAGACCCGGCGGCTCAAGGCACGCCTGGCGGAGGCCGAGGCGGCGGTCGAGGCGGGCCGCCGTGCCGCCCGCGAGGGCCGTTCCGTCGAGGACATGCGGCTGCGCCTGCTCCTGGACACGGTGCTCGACGCCGCCCAGGGGCTGCGCCGCGAGCTGGCCCTGCCGCCCGCGGGCATGCACCCGGCCGACACGGTGGAGGCCGTGGAACCGGGGCGGATGTCGCCCAAGGACATCGCGGCACGGGCGCTCTCCGAGACGGATCCCGCCCTCCTCGACCAACTCCTGGCGCTGCCGCAGGCGCATCTCGTCGTCGACGGCTACAACGTCACGAAGACCGGATATCCCACGATGCCGCTGGAGAAGCAGCGGCTGCGGCTGCTGGGCGGCCTGTCGATGCTCGCCGCCCGGACGGGCGCCGAGATCACCTGCGTGTTCGACGGGGCGGAGCTGGCCGCTCCGGTGCTGCTGGCGCCGCCGCGCGGGGTGCGGGTGCTGTTCTCCAAGGCGGGTGTGACGGCGGACGAACTGATCCGTCAGCTGGTGCGTGCGGAGCCGCCCGGCCGGCCGGTGGTGGTCGTCTCCACGGACCGCGAGGTGGCCGACGGCGTCGCGAAGGCGGGCGCCAGACCGGTCGCGTCCGCCTTGTTGCTGAAGCGGCTTTCGCGCGTCTCGTAA
- the trpD gene encoding anthranilate phosphoribosyltransferase has translation MNVVTPVGGDSVAAHSWPSVLNALLENRDQSADATAWAMDRILSGEATDAQIAGFAVALRAKGETVEEITGLVRTMYRHANLIEVPGGCVDIVGTGGDGAKTVNISTMSAIVVAGTGAKVVKHGNRAASSASGASDVLEKLGVNLELTPQRVAEVAAEAGITFCFAVKFHPALRHVAMARKELGIRTVFNFLGPLTNPAKVTAQATGVADARMAPIMAGVLAERGSSALVFRGDDGLDELTTTSTSHVWMVRDGAVREETFDPRDIGIELVPVEALRGADASYNADVARRLLGGETGPVRDAVLLNSAAALAALEPTDGTLNEQLAAGVARAARSIDSGAARAALERWVEASNA, from the coding sequence ATGAACGTTGTGACCCCAGTAGGCGGCGACAGCGTGGCGGCCCACTCCTGGCCGAGCGTGCTGAACGCCCTGCTCGAGAACCGCGACCAGAGCGCGGACGCGACGGCGTGGGCCATGGACCGGATCCTCAGCGGCGAGGCCACCGACGCGCAGATCGCCGGCTTCGCGGTGGCCCTGCGCGCGAAGGGCGAGACGGTGGAGGAGATCACCGGTCTGGTGCGGACGATGTACCGCCACGCCAATCTGATCGAGGTGCCCGGGGGATGTGTCGACATCGTCGGCACCGGCGGCGACGGCGCCAAGACCGTCAACATCTCCACCATGTCCGCGATCGTCGTCGCCGGTACCGGTGCCAAGGTCGTCAAGCACGGCAACCGTGCCGCCTCCTCCGCGAGCGGCGCCTCGGACGTCCTGGAGAAGCTCGGCGTCAATCTGGAGCTGACCCCGCAGCGGGTGGCCGAGGTCGCGGCCGAGGCCGGCATCACCTTCTGCTTCGCCGTGAAGTTCCACCCGGCTCTGCGTCACGTCGCCATGGCGCGCAAGGAACTGGGCATCCGGACGGTCTTCAACTTCCTCGGTCCGCTCACCAACCCGGCGAAGGTGACCGCGCAGGCGACCGGCGTCGCCGACGCCCGGATGGCGCCGATCATGGCGGGAGTGCTGGCCGAACGCGGCTCGTCCGCACTGGTCTTCCGCGGCGACGACGGCCTCGACGAACTGACGACCACCTCCACCTCCCACGTCTGGATGGTGCGTGACGGCGCCGTGCGCGAGGAGACCTTCGACCCGCGGGACATCGGCATCGAGCTGGTCCCCGTCGAGGCGCTGCGGGGCGCGGACGCGTCGTACAACGCCGACGTGGCGCGCCGGCTGCTGGGCGGCGAGACCGGGCCCGTACGGGACGCCGTGCTGCTCAACTCGGCGGCGGCGCTGGCGGCCCTGGAACCGACCGACGGCACGCTGAACGAGCAGCTGGCGGCCGGTGTGGCACGGGCGGCCCGGTCGATCGACTCCGGTGCGGCGAGGGCCGCGCTGGAGCGCTGGGTCGAGGCCAGCAACGCGTAG
- a CDS encoding glycerate kinase produces the protein MNRSPIRIAVAPSGFKESLTAREAAESIAEGLRRVAPDAEIDLVPLVDGGEGTAEALAAATGGRLVRRRATGPLGTPVPTHFARLGDGTAVVEMAAVAGLALVPPDRRDPGATTTYGVGELIRAALDTGARRILVGCGDSGTSDGGAGALQALGVRLLDAEGHELRPGGRALSRLGRIDSAGLDPRIAAAEILVACNPYNVLCGEHGVARVFGPQKGASPAQVEELSAALEHWAAHLAAALPAAVDLRTAPGTGASGGLGAGLAALGARLLPRFDVLLDHVDLDARLARADLVITAEGALDNQTVRGKIPAEVAHRARAAGVPVLALAGTLGHGVHEVRAAGVDAYGSIVPAPVPLPEALDRAGEFLADAAERALRMVLLGTRLAA, from the coding sequence ATGAACCGTTCCCCCATCCGTATCGCCGTCGCACCCAGCGGTTTCAAGGAGTCCCTGACGGCCCGGGAGGCCGCGGAGTCGATCGCGGAAGGGCTGCGCAGGGTCGCGCCCGACGCCGAGATCGACCTCGTCCCGCTGGTCGACGGCGGGGAGGGCACGGCCGAGGCGCTGGCGGCGGCGACCGGCGGCCGGCTGGTGCGCCGCCGGGCCACGGGACCGCTCGGCACTCCCGTACCGACCCACTTCGCCCGGCTCGGTGACGGCACCGCGGTGGTCGAGATGGCCGCCGTCGCCGGACTGGCCCTGGTGCCGCCGGACCGCAGGGACCCGGGCGCCACCACCACCTACGGCGTGGGTGAGCTGATCCGGGCCGCGCTGGACACCGGTGCCCGGCGGATCCTCGTCGGCTGCGGCGACTCGGGCACCTCCGACGGCGGGGCGGGCGCGCTCCAGGCCCTCGGCGTCCGGCTCCTGGACGCCGAGGGGCACGAACTGAGGCCGGGGGGACGCGCGTTGTCGCGCCTCGGGCGGATCGACAGCGCCGGCCTCGACCCGCGTATCGCCGCGGCCGAGATCCTGGTGGCCTGCAACCCGTACAACGTGCTGTGCGGCGAGCACGGCGTGGCCCGGGTCTTCGGCCCCCAGAAAGGCGCGAGCCCTGCGCAGGTCGAGGAGCTTTCGGCAGCGCTGGAACACTGGGCCGCGCACCTCGCCGCCGCCCTGCCGGCCGCCGTCGACCTGCGGACCGCCCCCGGCACGGGTGCCTCGGGCGGCCTCGGCGCGGGGCTGGCCGCGCTCGGCGCCCGGCTGCTGCCCCGCTTCGACGTGCTGCTGGACCATGTCGACCTGGATGCCAGGCTGGCCCGCGCCGACCTGGTCATCACGGCGGAGGGGGCGCTCGACAACCAGACCGTGCGCGGGAAGATCCCGGCCGAGGTGGCACACCGGGCCAGGGCCGCCGGGGTGCCGGTGCTGGCACTCGCCGGGACGCTCGGCCACGGCGTGCACGAGGTGCGGGCCGCGGGCGTGGACGCCTACGGGTCGATCGTGCCGGCGCCGGTCCCGCTGCCGGAAGCGCTGGACCGGGCCGGCGAGTTCCTCGCCGACGCGGCCGAACGCGCGCTGCGGATGGTGCTGCTGGGCACCCGGCTCGCGGCCTGA